A genomic region of Dickeya solani IPO 2222 contains the following coding sequences:
- a CDS encoding GNAT family N-acetyltransferase, with product MMSLIDFTPADYPRLIRWIDSAELNLLWGGPTYSFPLTTPQITQHLANPQFVPYLFEHQGDIVGFVELSQVEPRHSRLCRVFIDPTYRGRGLARAMLQAAIRQAVERFEAHTVSLSVFSHNRSALRCYQSLGFHITAAAPFGDQGLELTTMRLIL from the coding sequence ATGATGTCCCTTATCGATTTTACGCCGGCGGATTACCCGCGCCTGATTCGCTGGATAGACAGCGCCGAACTGAATCTGCTGTGGGGCGGCCCCACCTACTCGTTCCCGCTCACTACCCCCCAGATTACCCAGCATCTGGCTAACCCGCAGTTTGTGCCTTATCTGTTTGAGCATCAGGGCGACATCGTGGGGTTTGTCGAGTTGTCTCAGGTGGAACCACGCCACAGTCGGCTGTGCCGGGTGTTTATCGACCCGACGTACCGCGGGCGCGGGCTGGCGCGCGCGATGTTGCAGGCTGCTATCCGACAGGCGGTGGAGCGATTTGAGGCGCACACCGTATCGCTGTCGGTGTTTAGCCATAACCGCAGCGCGCTACGCTGTTACCAGTCGCTCGGCTTTCATATCACCGCCGCCGCCCCTTTTGGCGATCAGGGGCTGGAACTGACGACGATGCGCCTGATACTGTAA
- a CDS encoding CehA/McbA family metallohydrolase translates to MNKPELTLAGCLTTGRGQVAFTVPEGIDCLTLTAHNRNKSYLYAFVYDARQQLRANLLMEPAAKSVTIAARRALPLGGIPGPLPAGAWRLVLCSIPAQASHPTQADYQITVAFDPPLPPPDEMLLTVALRGDHQVCFDYSACFEPASRWYRGDLHAHTRLSDGHNSLAAAVALAQEQQLDFLFLTEHNLCHPALPTGGRTLFLPALEVTTDIGHFNVHGPRRVLTPEDGDMAPETLVRQGLSLNVTGDGNISINHPMMPPWHWQYAAMPLARINTLEVCCDPTWPTSAAATERALQLLSTLWNGGWRIAAVGGSDCHLRPDERYDGATQPSVYGDPTTLVFAHGLSGDAILHGLRQGRVYIDRQCGLRFRFDDGDVLPGQNVGARTVQATLAIEDDRPGYVAECVAGGTVISRHALGRDEVSVALPLASWPWCRIDIRAPGGDFAGLINPLYNGAHPIFSCQTFTTWGEAVARLPK, encoded by the coding sequence ATGAATAAGCCGGAGCTGACCCTTGCCGGTTGCCTGACGACAGGCCGCGGGCAGGTGGCGTTTACCGTGCCGGAAGGGATCGACTGCCTGACCCTGACCGCGCACAACCGCAACAAAAGCTACCTGTACGCGTTTGTCTACGATGCCCGCCAGCAACTGCGCGCCAACCTGCTGATGGAGCCGGCCGCCAAGTCGGTAACCATCGCCGCACGGCGGGCGCTGCCGTTGGGCGGCATACCGGGACCGCTGCCTGCGGGGGCGTGGCGGCTGGTGCTGTGCAGCATTCCGGCGCAGGCCAGTCATCCGACGCAAGCGGATTACCAGATCACGGTGGCGTTCGACCCGCCGTTGCCGCCGCCGGATGAGATGCTGCTGACGGTGGCGCTGCGCGGCGATCATCAGGTGTGTTTCGACTATTCCGCCTGCTTTGAACCGGCTTCCCGCTGGTATCGCGGTGACCTGCACGCTCACACCCGGCTGTCGGACGGGCACAACAGCCTGGCGGCGGCGGTGGCGCTGGCGCAAGAGCAGCAGCTTGATTTTCTGTTCCTGACCGAACATAACCTGTGCCACCCGGCGCTGCCGACCGGAGGCCGTACCCTGTTCCTGCCCGCGCTGGAGGTGACCACCGATATCGGCCACTTCAATGTGCACGGCCCGCGCCGGGTGCTGACGCCGGAAGACGGGGACATGGCGCCGGAAACGCTGGTCCGCCAGGGGCTGTCGCTGAATGTGACGGGCGACGGCAACATCAGCATCAACCATCCGATGATGCCGCCGTGGCACTGGCAGTATGCGGCGATGCCGCTGGCGCGCATTAACACGCTGGAGGTGTGCTGCGACCCGACCTGGCCGACGTCGGCCGCCGCCACCGAGCGGGCGTTGCAGCTGCTGAGCACGTTGTGGAACGGCGGCTGGCGCATCGCCGCCGTCGGCGGCAGCGATTGCCATCTGCGACCGGACGAACGCTATGACGGCGCCACCCAACCTTCGGTGTACGGCGATCCGACGACGCTGGTGTTTGCCCACGGCCTGAGCGGTGACGCCATTTTGCATGGCTTGCGGCAAGGCCGGGTGTATATCGACCGGCAGTGCGGCCTGCGTTTCCGGTTCGACGACGGCGACGTCCTGCCGGGGCAGAATGTCGGCGCGCGCACGGTTCAGGCGACCCTCGCCATCGAAGACGATCGGCCGGGTTACGTCGCGGAGTGCGTGGCGGGTGGAACGGTGATTTCGCGCCATGCGCTGGGGCGCGACGAGGTGAGCGTTGCGCTGCCGCTGGCGAGCTGGCCGTGGTGCCGCATTGATATCCGCGCGCCGGGTGGCGACTTTGCCGGGTTGATCAACCCGCTGTATAACGGTGCTCACCCGATTTTCTCCTGCCAGACCTTCACCACCTGGGGCGAAGCGGTGGCGCGCCTGCCGAAATAA
- a CDS encoding extracellular solute-binding protein — MMTVRKGLRAVGGALCALLLTAQAQAATEVNFWYSGGTKPQKMMLTLIDEFNRSQDQYVVKGALQGNYDETWQKMQAGMAAQNAPAFALLTASQGTALAERKLLRDLRPYMDDSFHFTDFIGAFRRQVTRPDGSVYGLPAYGTTQVLYYNKAVLAQHGFTPDDLKTWQGLAKVAATVTQKDAGGNTLYYGWEPMWGPGNLIDAALSNGGRILSEDGKKVLIDSPAWVEVWDSFRRWIHEERIMRIYHGGQGWEYWYKTIDDVMKDRALGYTGSSGDQGDLDFQRLAALPQPGWGNHPAAPQAGALIFVMPTGTPDAAAKGAFAFMRFYTNAANTARWSMFTGYIPVRESVLQDADYQKYVAANPQAAVPVQQAKSASMDFIDPTKGKILDALTVAADQVEIENKPAQQVLTEAARKAQKALDRINE; from the coding sequence ATGATGACCGTACGCAAAGGGTTGCGAGCTGTGGGCGGCGCGCTGTGCGCGCTGCTGCTGACCGCGCAGGCGCAGGCCGCCACCGAGGTGAACTTCTGGTATTCCGGCGGCACCAAGCCGCAAAAGATGATGCTGACGCTGATCGACGAATTTAACCGTAGTCAGGATCAATACGTGGTGAAAGGCGCGTTGCAGGGGAATTACGATGAAACCTGGCAAAAAATGCAGGCCGGCATGGCGGCGCAAAACGCCCCGGCGTTCGCGCTGCTGACCGCTTCGCAGGGAACGGCGCTGGCGGAGCGCAAATTGCTGCGCGACCTGCGCCCGTACATGGATGACAGCTTCCATTTCACCGATTTTATCGGCGCGTTCCGCCGTCAGGTCACCCGGCCGGACGGTAGCGTTTACGGTTTGCCCGCCTACGGCACCACGCAGGTGCTTTACTACAATAAGGCGGTGCTGGCGCAGCATGGCTTTACGCCGGACGACCTGAAAACCTGGCAGGGGCTGGCGAAAGTGGCGGCGACGGTCACCCAAAAAGACGCCGGCGGCAACACCCTCTATTACGGCTGGGAGCCGATGTGGGGGCCGGGCAACCTGATTGACGCGGCGCTGTCCAACGGTGGGCGCATTCTCAGCGAAGACGGCAAAAAAGTGCTGATCGATTCGCCTGCGTGGGTGGAAGTCTGGGACAGCTTCCGCCGCTGGATTCATGAAGAGCGCATCATGCGTATCTACCACGGCGGTCAGGGCTGGGAGTACTGGTATAAAACCATTGATGACGTGATGAAAGACCGGGCGCTGGGGTATACCGGTTCGTCCGGCGATCAGGGCGATCTCGACTTCCAGCGGTTGGCGGCGTTGCCTCAGCCGGGCTGGGGCAACCATCCGGCGGCGCCGCAGGCCGGCGCGCTGATTTTCGTGATGCCCACCGGCACGCCGGACGCGGCGGCGAAGGGCGCTTTTGCTTTTATGCGTTTCTACACCAATGCGGCCAATACCGCACGCTGGTCGATGTTCACAGGCTATATTCCGGTGCGTGAAAGCGTGTTGCAGGACGCGGACTATCAGAAATACGTCGCCGCTAACCCGCAGGCTGCCGTGCCGGTGCAGCAGGCGAAATCCGCCAGCATGGATTTCATCGACCCGACCAAAGGTAAAATTCTGGACGCGCTGACCGTTGCCGCCGATCAGGTGGAAATCGAAAACAAACCGGCGCAACAGGTATTAACCGAGGCGGCCCGCAAAGCGCAGAAAGCGCTGGACCGCATTAATGAATAA
- a CDS encoding DUF1471 domain-containing protein has translation MKAIKNIVAVIALATVSFGTFAATTSTSTATEVQQSASLSAGTVSATANTLDGLQVSLYEKANAAGAKSFRIISATGSENQMRGVAELYN, from the coding sequence ATGAAAGCTATCAAAAATATTGTTGCAGTTATCGCCCTGGCTACCGTTTCTTTCGGCACCTTCGCCGCTACCACGTCCACGTCCACTGCGACTGAAGTACAGCAATCCGCCAGCCTGTCCGCCGGCACCGTCAGCGCAACTGCCAATACGCTGGATGGTCTGCAGGTCAGCCTGTATGAAAAAGCGAACGCGGCCGGCGCCAAGTCGTTCCGCATCATCTCCGCCACCGGCAGCGAAAACCAGATGCGCGGCGTAGCTGAACTGTACAACTGA
- a CDS encoding carbohydrate ABC transporter permease → MVSSPIALAEPVVFTAARRPAFRGRGMLKHLLLLKHLLLLKHLLLLKHLLLMMAGLLMVFPFVWMLSGALKTNDEIFRHPLQLLPSHPDFSSFAAVWRETHFGLFMYNSLTVALLTSLLVVVNSVLFAYAIVQWRGKTSRLLYGVVMACYMLPGAVTYIPCYIILAKLHLLDTHIGLIFSNAVSAMGVFYLHQALKKIHPSLMEAARIDGAGEWVLLRTIVLPQIKPVLATLFLLIFITNYNSYMWPSLVITSPSLNLISIGIRQYFISGGDYGFNWSNIMAASAIVVMPMLFLFLLCQRIILSGFSDNGVKE, encoded by the coding sequence ATGGTGTCGTCACCGATAGCGCTTGCCGAACCGGTTGTTTTCACTGCCGCCCGTCGCCCGGCCTTTCGCGGACGGGGGATGCTGAAACATCTACTGTTGCTAAAACATCTACTGTTGCTAAAACATCTACTGTTGCTAAAACATCTACTGTTGATGATGGCCGGTCTGCTGATGGTATTCCCGTTTGTGTGGATGCTGTCCGGCGCGCTGAAAACCAATGACGAAATTTTCCGCCACCCGCTGCAACTGCTGCCGTCGCATCCCGATTTTTCCTCGTTCGCCGCGGTATGGCGCGAGACGCATTTCGGGCTATTCATGTACAACAGCCTGACGGTGGCGCTGCTGACGTCGCTGTTGGTGGTGGTCAACAGCGTGCTGTTTGCCTACGCCATCGTGCAGTGGCGCGGTAAAACCAGCCGTTTGCTGTATGGCGTGGTGATGGCCTGTTATATGTTGCCCGGCGCGGTGACCTATATTCCCTGTTACATCATTCTGGCTAAATTGCATTTGTTGGATACCCATATCGGCCTGATTTTTTCCAACGCGGTAAGTGCGATGGGGGTGTTTTATTTACATCAGGCGCTGAAAAAAATTCATCCGTCATTAATGGAAGCGGCGCGCATTGACGGCGCCGGAGAATGGGTTTTGCTACGCACCATTGTGCTGCCGCAAATAAAACCGGTGCTGGCTACGCTGTTTCTGCTTATTTTCATCACCAATTACAACAGCTATATGTGGCCCAGTCTGGTGATTACCTCGCCGTCGCTGAATTTAATTTCCATTGGCATCCGACAGTATTTTATTTCCGGGGGAGACTATGGCTTTAACTGGTCGAATATCATGGCGGCCAGCGCCATTGTCGTGATGCCGATGCTGTTTTTATTCCTGTTGTGCCAACGAATCATCCTGTCCGGCTTTTCCGATAATGGAGTGAAAGAATAA
- a CDS encoding serine endopeptidase: protein MQAFKPLRGPERLIRMGQWAVALLFAYFLVMISAAVLEDLPLLTREPEHSSFIDQTAVDAQKARMAPIQAAQETLDNALADKREAREMATNDYAKAKASFDNWRATRSSTELSDQNPEVIKRNHELDRLLALQQQLDGQLADLQKQHTQLRLQLAPITLAVSRLYGDADARYGEALRKAELQAFFIRLAFVGPLLLAALWLFRRYRKGNQWPFVWGFILFALFGFFVELVPYLPSFGGYIRYGVGVVLTYFGGRALLRWLQAYLERKKQEQAASQEERKESIHYEAALTSLARNQCPSCDRPLILHNGVTPAFCMHCGLQLLSPCPSCGLRKNAFYHYCPDCGEPAETSKS, encoded by the coding sequence ATGCAAGCATTCAAACCATTACGCGGGCCGGAACGGCTGATTCGAATGGGGCAGTGGGCTGTCGCGCTGCTGTTCGCCTATTTTCTGGTGATGATCAGCGCCGCGGTGCTGGAAGACCTGCCGTTGTTGACCCGTGAGCCGGAGCACAGCAGCTTTATCGACCAGACGGCGGTGGACGCCCAGAAAGCGCGCATGGCGCCGATTCAGGCCGCGCAGGAAACGCTGGATAACGCGCTGGCGGACAAGCGGGAGGCGCGCGAGATGGCGACTAACGATTACGCCAAAGCCAAGGCCAGCTTCGACAACTGGCGCGCCACCCGCAGCAGCACCGAGCTGTCCGACCAGAACCCGGAGGTGATCAAGCGCAACCATGAGCTGGATCGTCTGCTGGCGCTCCAGCAGCAACTCGACGGACAACTCGCCGATCTGCAAAAACAGCACACGCAGTTGCGGCTTCAACTGGCGCCGATAACGCTGGCGGTCAGCCGGTTGTACGGCGACGCGGACGCGCGCTATGGCGAGGCGCTGCGTAAGGCGGAGTTGCAGGCGTTTTTCATCCGGCTGGCGTTTGTCGGCCCGCTGCTGCTGGCGGCGTTATGGCTGTTTCGTCGTTACCGCAAGGGCAACCAATGGCCGTTTGTGTGGGGGTTTATTCTGTTTGCCCTGTTCGGCTTCTTTGTCGAACTGGTGCCGTATCTGCCGAGTTTCGGCGGCTACATCCGCTACGGCGTCGGGGTGGTGCTGACCTATTTCGGCGGGCGGGCGCTGCTGCGCTGGTTGCAGGCGTATCTGGAACGCAAGAAACAGGAGCAGGCGGCGTCGCAGGAAGAACGCAAAGAATCGATTCATTACGAAGCAGCGTTGACGTCGCTGGCGCGCAATCAATGCCCCAGCTGCGATCGTCCGTTGATCCTGCACAACGGCGTTACCCCGGCGTTTTGTATGCACTGTGGTTTACAGCTGCTGTCGCCGTGCCCGTCCTGCGGGTTGCGTAAAAACGCTTTCTACCACTACTGCCCGGACTGCGGCGAACCGGCCGAAACGTCGAAAAGCTGA
- a CDS encoding histidine-type phosphatase, producing MLFTRKTVAGLLLSALPWLGAQAETAPSNWALEKVIEVSRHGVRPPTEGNVKTIQEGTGRDWPTWLTHYGELTGHGYAAAVLKGQYEGQYLRQHGLLTHHCPASDDVFVWASPLQRTQETAMALMDGVFPGCGVVIRGPESEDNDPLFHAETAGVPVDQEQVKADLQNEMQGKSAGQIQAEWQPAIDRLKQALCLPDKPCPAFSAKWEVKESKKGNISLQGPEALANMAETIRLAYSNNNPLGQVAFGNARTAAAVGSLMSLLTANYDFTNDLPYVARRGGSVLMNQIALALNPEHQADAPPDAKWLLYVAHDTNIAKLRAMLGFTWQMGDYPRGNIPPAGSLIFERWRNPQGQRFVRIYFQAQSLDQIRGLTALDNDHPPLRSEFSMDGCQKTDVGTLCPYNAVMKRLNGSVDRTALLPVRYTL from the coding sequence ATGTTATTCACACGCAAGACCGTCGCCGGGCTGTTGCTGTCGGCGTTACCCTGGCTGGGCGCGCAGGCGGAAACTGCCCCGTCAAACTGGGCGCTGGAAAAAGTGATAGAGGTAAGTCGCCACGGCGTACGTCCGCCGACCGAAGGCAACGTCAAAACCATTCAGGAAGGCACCGGACGCGACTGGCCGACCTGGCTGACCCATTACGGCGAACTGACCGGTCACGGTTATGCGGCAGCGGTACTAAAAGGACAGTACGAAGGGCAGTACCTGCGCCAGCACGGACTGCTGACCCACCATTGCCCGGCGTCCGACGACGTATTTGTCTGGGCCAGCCCGCTGCAACGCACGCAGGAAACCGCCATGGCGTTGATGGATGGCGTATTTCCCGGCTGCGGCGTTGTAATTCGCGGCCCGGAGAGTGAAGACAACGACCCGCTATTTCATGCCGAAACCGCCGGCGTACCGGTGGATCAGGAACAGGTGAAGGCCGATCTGCAAAACGAGATGCAGGGCAAAAGCGCCGGACAGATTCAGGCGGAGTGGCAACCGGCGATCGATCGCCTGAAACAGGCGCTCTGCCTGCCGGATAAACCCTGCCCGGCGTTCAGCGCCAAATGGGAAGTAAAAGAGAGCAAAAAAGGGAATATCTCGCTGCAAGGTCCGGAGGCGCTGGCCAACATGGCGGAAACCATCCGGCTGGCCTACAGCAATAACAACCCGCTCGGTCAGGTGGCGTTCGGCAACGCCAGAACAGCCGCCGCGGTGGGCTCGCTGATGTCGCTGCTGACCGCCAACTACGATTTCACCAACGACCTGCCCTACGTGGCGCGGCGCGGCGGTTCGGTACTGATGAATCAGATAGCCCTGGCGCTTAACCCGGAACATCAGGCGGACGCCCCACCCGACGCCAAATGGCTGCTGTACGTGGCGCACGATACCAACATCGCCAAACTGCGCGCCATGCTGGGCTTCACCTGGCAGATGGGCGACTACCCTCGCGGTAATATTCCGCCCGCAGGCAGCCTGATCTTCGAACGCTGGCGCAACCCGCAGGGCCAACGCTTCGTGCGCATCTACTTCCAGGCGCAGTCGCTGGACCAGATTCGCGGGCTGACCGCGCTGGATAACGACCATCCGCCGCTGCGCAGCGAATTCTCGATGGACGGCTGCCAGAAAACCGACGTCGGCACCCTGTGCCCGTACAACGCGGTGATGAAACGCCTCAACGGCTCGGTCGATCGCACCGCGCTGCTGCCGGTGCGCTACACGCTGTAA
- a CDS encoding ROK family transcriptional regulator: MEKRELTATHRKLLGLLRRSGSLSRSALAAASGLTTAAVSMMTRDMLNLGLLEESDRAQGRRGPPQINLRPAAHAGYVLGVYAEYDLICLVLMDYAGQCVAETTLRGDFRIVSSVADTLADAIRTLLDTQPQARGRLLAVSLALPARFDGGAMPVWIAPGLAAWRGVDIARQLSDRLGCPVLVENDANCAAIGELHFGSAAPDDSFFYLYIGKGIGGALILNGELHRGKQGNAGEIGALRTRAQSRPSFDDLHNCLLAAGEPLPSTAADADWQALAASPAGEGWVQRAAGELYGLLYTVTALLDPPCLYLGGTLPAPFMAGLQAVVMAQTPAPDDDAPLTLPPVRLSTLPTQNSAAFGAAALALNQY; the protein is encoded by the coding sequence ATGGAAAAGCGAGAACTCACCGCCACCCACCGCAAACTGCTGGGGTTGCTGCGCCGTTCGGGCAGCCTGTCGCGCAGCGCGCTGGCCGCCGCCAGCGGCCTGACCACCGCCGCCGTCAGCATGATGACGCGGGACATGCTCAATCTCGGTCTGCTGGAAGAGAGCGACCGGGCGCAGGGGCGACGCGGCCCGCCGCAAATCAACCTGCGACCGGCGGCGCACGCGGGCTATGTGCTGGGGGTGTACGCGGAATACGACCTGATTTGCCTGGTCCTGATGGACTACGCCGGGCAGTGCGTGGCGGAAACCACCCTGCGCGGTGATTTCCGGATCGTGAGCTCAGTGGCGGATACGCTGGCCGATGCTATCCGTACCCTGCTCGACACTCAGCCGCAGGCCCGCGGCCGGCTGCTGGCCGTCAGCCTGGCGCTGCCCGCCCGGTTTGACGGCGGCGCCATGCCGGTGTGGATCGCCCCCGGTCTGGCGGCCTGGCGCGGGGTTGATATCGCCCGGCAGTTGAGCGACCGGCTGGGCTGCCCGGTGCTGGTGGAAAACGACGCCAACTGCGCCGCCATCGGCGAGCTGCATTTTGGTTCCGCCGCCCCGGACGACAGTTTTTTCTACCTGTACATCGGCAAGGGCATTGGCGGCGCGTTGATCCTGAATGGCGAACTCCATCGGGGGAAACAAGGCAACGCGGGGGAGATTGGCGCGCTGCGCACCCGCGCGCAGTCACGCCCGTCGTTTGACGACTTGCATAACTGCCTGCTGGCGGCGGGCGAGCCGTTGCCCTCCACGGCCGCCGACGCGGACTGGCAGGCGCTGGCGGCCTCGCCTGCCGGAGAAGGCTGGGTCCAACGCGCGGCGGGCGAACTGTATGGGCTGCTCTATACCGTCACCGCACTGCTCGACCCGCCCTGTCTCTACCTCGGCGGCACGCTGCCTGCCCCCTTCATGGCCGGGTTGCAGGCCGTCGTTATGGCTCAAACGCCCGCGCCGGACGACGACGCGCCGCTGACGCTACCGCCGGTGCGCCTCTCAACGCTACCGACACAAAACAGCGCCGCTTTCGGCGCCGCCGCGCTGGCGCTTAATCAGTACTGA
- a CDS encoding carbohydrate ABC transporter permease, translated as MKANKIPTLFNRGGFGGSGFIGIGFIAPLLIPLVLFWVIPFFCSLYISLTDWDYISPDYHIVGVDNYRDLLQSDDFAGALVNTLTFAIAVVVPVVVLGLGFALLLHRQCRGQRCYQAMIFSPWITPTVAVSVVWSWVFDSRAGLANQLLGLFGVAGVPWLERPGSAMLAVVVVTVWQGIGWTMMFFISALNRIPAELYEAARLDGGSRARRLLTITLPLISPTTFFLLIVNLVNAVQAFDQFQMLTQGGPGNSTRTLMYLFYQQAFQQFSVGPAAATAVMILLLAGSLSLVNTLIARRWVYF; from the coding sequence ATGAAGGCCAATAAAATACCGACGCTATTTAACCGCGGTGGGTTTGGTGGCTCAGGATTTATTGGCATCGGGTTTATTGCCCCGTTGTTGATCCCGTTAGTGCTATTTTGGGTGATTCCGTTTTTTTGCAGCCTCTATATCAGCCTTACCGACTGGGATTATATTTCGCCGGACTATCATATCGTCGGTGTGGATAATTATCGCGATTTGCTGCAGAGCGACGATTTTGCCGGCGCGCTGGTGAACACGCTGACGTTCGCCATCGCGGTGGTAGTCCCGGTGGTGGTGCTGGGGCTGGGATTTGCGCTGTTGTTGCACCGCCAGTGTCGCGGGCAGCGCTGTTATCAGGCGATGATCTTCTCTCCGTGGATTACCCCGACGGTGGCGGTTTCCGTGGTGTGGTCATGGGTGTTCGATTCCCGCGCCGGGCTGGCGAACCAACTGCTCGGGCTGTTCGGCGTAGCGGGCGTGCCCTGGCTGGAGCGGCCGGGCAGCGCCATGCTGGCGGTAGTCGTCGTCACGGTATGGCAAGGCATCGGCTGGACGATGATGTTCTTCATCAGCGCGCTCAACCGTATCCCCGCCGAGTTATATGAAGCCGCACGGCTGGACGGCGGCAGCCGCGCCAGACGCCTGTTAACCATCACCTTACCGCTGATTTCTCCCACCACCTTTTTCCTGTTGATCGTCAATCTGGTGAATGCCGTTCAGGCGTTCGATCAATTTCAAATGCTGACGCAGGGCGGTCCCGGCAACAGCACCCGCACGCTGATGTACCTGTTTTACCAGCAGGCGTTTCAGCAGTTCAGCGTGGGGCCGGCGGCGGCCACCGCGGTAATGATCCTGCTGCTGGCGGGTTCGCTGTCGCTGGTCAACACCCTGATTGCCCGCCGCTGGGTCTATTTTTAA
- a CDS encoding bile acid:sodium symporter encodes MPTSLLSRWSGWLERRQTVIYLLTLLVAAVLAWRWPPSDALASAINPALALMLFVTFLQLPLSRLLAALTHLRFMLALVATNFVAIPLLVASLLRLWPLEPLVAVGVAIVLLCPCVDYVVTFSHQGGADSRLLLAATPVLLVLQMLLLPLWLPLLLPQTTAVDIGMAPFLHAFIVLMALPLLLAAVVQRWAARYAVGAAVTNWLGLLPVPATALVLALIIAFVVPRLGLATDAVRQALPVYLLFAVLAPALSWLMARLWSLPAPSGRALVFSGATRNALVILPLALAIPDALPVIPAVVVTQTLVELLAELVYIRWVPRLRFAGGQPHSSAPSGK; translated from the coding sequence ATGCCAACCTCATTATTATCACGCTGGAGCGGCTGGCTGGAACGCCGCCAGACCGTCATTTATCTGCTGACCCTGCTGGTCGCCGCCGTGCTGGCGTGGCGCTGGCCGCCATCGGACGCGCTGGCGTCGGCGATTAACCCCGCGCTGGCGCTAATGTTGTTCGTTACCTTTCTGCAATTGCCGCTGTCCCGTCTGCTGGCGGCGCTGACCCACCTGCGCTTTATGCTGGCGTTGGTGGCGACGAATTTTGTGGCGATACCGCTGCTGGTGGCGTCACTGCTGCGTCTATGGCCGCTGGAACCGCTGGTGGCGGTGGGCGTCGCCATCGTACTGCTGTGCCCCTGCGTCGATTATGTGGTGACCTTTTCGCATCAGGGCGGCGCGGACTCCCGCTTACTGCTGGCGGCGACGCCGGTATTGCTGGTGTTGCAGATGTTGCTGCTGCCGTTGTGGTTGCCGCTGCTGTTGCCGCAAACAACGGCGGTCGACATCGGGATGGCGCCGTTTCTGCACGCGTTCATCGTCCTGATGGCGCTGCCGCTGTTGCTGGCCGCCGTCGTTCAGCGCTGGGCGGCGCGATATGCGGTCGGCGCGGCGGTGACCAACTGGCTCGGGCTGTTGCCGGTGCCGGCTACCGCGTTGGTACTGGCGCTGATCATCGCGTTTGTGGTGCCGCGGCTGGGGCTGGCGACCGACGCAGTGCGGCAGGCGTTGCCTGTTTATCTGCTGTTTGCCGTGCTGGCGCCGGCGCTGAGCTGGCTGATGGCGAGGCTATGGTCGCTGCCCGCGCCGTCGGGGCGGGCGCTGGTGTTCAGCGGCGCTACCCGCAACGCGCTGGTGATTTTGCCGCTGGCGCTGGCGATACCGGATGCGTTGCCGGTCATCCCGGCGGTGGTGGTGACGCAAACGCTGGTAGAGCTGTTGGCGGAACTGGTCTATATACGCTGGGTGCCGCGCCTGCGTTTTGCCGGCGGACAGCCGCACTCCAGCGCGCCATCCGGAAAATAA